The DNA segment TTTTACAATAGGCGTGTCCGTCTTTCATATACTCTGTTTCAGGATCGAAGCTATATCTAACACCCTCGATTAAAATATCACCCAATTCTTTCATCATAAATAATCTCCCATCTCATAATCTTCTAAGCTGTATGACTTAGCTTTATTTGTTTGCTTAACACTTCCCCAGTCTTTATAGAACCATGAAAGAATAGTTGCTTTGTGGTCTTTGTAAATCTTTCCTGTGCTTTGAATGTAGTTTGAAAGCCTTTCAATGTAATTATCAAAAAGACTTTGCAGTATCTCTTTTAGGTCTATTACTTCATCCTCTGTTAAAAAGACATTTTGAAATGTCCCATAGGCAGCTTTTCCTAAACTCATATCAGGATTACTATATTCAGTATTATTTCTATTAGGATTACTTCCGTGTACATTCTTCATTTCTTGAGGTGTAGTTTCTACACTTCTTAAGTGTAAATTCTTCACTTCTGAAGTATAATTTTTACACTCACAGCGAAATACGCTCATAAAGTCTTTAACATAGATGATATTGGGCTTTCCAAGACCTCGCTTCTTTCTTTCGATAAGCCCTATACCTCCCGAGGTGCTGTCAAGCTCATTAAGGATTTTGACTGCGGTCTTATTGGATCTTCCTAAAATCTCCATAATCTCTTCCACAGTGAAGATGATATATACTCTGTTTTCTTCATCGAGCCATTTATTCCTAAATGACAGACTTGTTCGCTCCAAAAGGCAAGAATACAAAATCTTTGCGTCCGAGGATAAATTCTTAAACCTTTCATCAGTTACTATAATTTTCGGTAGCATATAGTAGCTGAAACTGTCTCCGTCACGGTTATAAAAATAATCAAATTCCACTTCTATCGCCTCCTCTCTATTTAATTTTTGGCATAAGAAAAAGCGACTAAGATTTCTATTTCTTAATCGCCTTGTATCTTCAATATTCAGTTTTATTTAGCTCGACAAACTGGAATTTATCCGACTGATTGCCATTCTTCTTTAGAAAGGCAGGTAATGTGTTCTGTTCGCATTACCCCCTCAATGGCACAGGGTACATTATAAGCGGTATGATGGTAATGAAAACCACACTTTTCCTGAACACGCTTTGACTTTTCATTTCCATCAAAGTAACCACACCATATTCTATTAAGTTTCAGGTTTTCAAAACTATACCGCATTAACTCCTTGACCGCTTCCGGTATCAACCCTTGTCCCCAATACGGAACTCCGATCCAGTAGCCGATTTCACCTTCTGAATCGGGAAGACCAATATTACTTGCTTTGCCAAGCATAAGCCCGATGCTGCCAACAGGTTCGCCGGATTTTTTTAATACTACAGCAAAGGTTTCTGGTGCCGATAGAACACTCTGGATTATTTCACGGCTATTCTCTACACTTGTATGAACCGCCCATCCCGCAATTGGTCCCACATCAGGATGGCTTGCATATTTATATAAGCTCTCAGCATCGCTCTCTTTCCACGGTCTGAGGGTCAATCTACTCGTTTCAAGTATCATCGTATTCTTCTCCATAAATTCAAGATTTGACTTATTTCTTTTTCTTTGGTTTTGGTGCAGGTAACTCATCATACATTGAATTGAATAAGCCGGTTAAAAATTCTTTGTTGTCAACATCATCTACCAATAGCATTTCCTTTGCTCCATCATATGGCAACTCATACTTTGCATTTGGCATATATGCTATTGCAGATTTAACAGGCTTCACTAAAAACCTATCATCATAAATTCCACCAACAATTTTCCCACGATAATAAACAATATATTCGCCCATCATTGATCTATATGTTATTTCTTCCAACTCGGATAGTTGTTCTAAAATGAAATCTAAATATTCTTTACTTGAAGCCATGCCCCGCACCTCCAAACATTTGCATTTGCTTACACTGCTTTAATCTTATCATTTATCAATTCAATAAATGCTATCACAGTTGCTCCTATCATCGGAAGTCCATAAGGACTAAATAGAAAGCCGATAACCAAGCCCGATATACCTATCCCAACTTCTCCTTGAATAAAAGAAGCTAACGCCCCAAATATGCAGAACACCATAACGATATACATTAATGCTGTTCCTATACCAAGTAAGAATGTCAGAAAAGCAGTCAGAATTGATAAAACAAGACTAATCGGAAATAATATAATTTTTAATATCCATCGCATACACTACCTCTTTTTCTCTTCGGCTTATGTGCTGCTTACAACCATTATTTTAGTAGATAACGGCTCTAAGCAACACATAAACTATCAGTTTCTTCAGTTTTTAACTTTGGTAGAAGCTTCAAAACCTTTGATTTTACTGAACTATTTGCCTGTATCATTATTATGACACGAAACCCACAATACAAATCCACAACCGTATCTTCACTTAAAATATCCGCCAACTCCAAAGCCTTCGTATATAAAATTTCCGTCGCATAAGGATTTACCTGAAAGAAAGCCTTAGCTGATAATTGAAACTCCATTCCCAATAAAGATTCCTGTAAGAATAAAGGACCAATCACTTCAAAAATAGGTCCGTCCAAAATGACATTTGTTTCCTTAGGATTTAATAAATACGAAAAAGAAGTAATGTTTGAAAATTTTTTCACCAACGCTTCACCTAGTTCCCTTGCCTCAACAAAAGGATACTTGCGTACAATCGGCATCACCATCAATTCATCTCTACGATGCACATGACGGATAAACAAATACCGAAAATTATCTGCCAAATGATGTTGATTTAAAAAATCTCTTACAAAATGTGTAATTTGATTTGACTCTTCTGTTTCTACCTTGCAATCTTCATACACAACCACGTCATGTGAATGTTTCCGATAAAAACCAAATTGTGCTAGATTATCTTTTTCCTGAATAGGAACCTGAACTTTATTGCGGTATCTCTCTTGCTTTGGTGAGGGTAAAATTTCTTGAATAATTCCTAAGTCCAAATGGTGCTTTAAAAAATGACTTTGTACCATCTCTTGTTTCAAAGAAAGCTGTTCCTTATAAGACATAAATTGCAGTTGACAACCACCACACAAACGAGCAATGGAACAACTTGGCTCCACTCTTTCCTTCGATTTTTCCAAGATTTCTGAAATCCGAGCAAACGCATAAGTTTTCTCGACCTTGGTCAAGGTCACTCTAGCCTTTTCACCCTTTAAAAGTCCGGGAATAAACAACACAAAAGAATCCAGTTTCGCTACCGCAAAACCTTCTGTTGTATAACCACTAATTTCAACCACATACTCTTCATTCTTTTTCATATCGATAATAAAAGGGGATTATTCCCCTTCCTTTTCTATTGAGCAGGCTTTTCTTTACTATCCGCTGTCACATTTTTATTGTTCGTTGCTTTCTTTTCAGCCTCTCTCTTCTCTTTCGCTTTTTTACGTGCTTCCACTGCATCACGCAAAGACTTTGCGACCTCTTCATTGACCGGTTTAGAAACCAACTGTTGAGAAGGAGCCTTCATCAAAGAATTCTTCGTTGTTAAAACATACGCAAAACCTTTTTTCGTACTATCGCTCGTATTATAAGCATGAATTTCCACATCATACATCTTCTTACCATCTTTTTGTGTAAAATACGTTTCCACCGGTAAAACTTTTGTAATAGCTTGATAAGCCTCCGTTGTTTTCTTCTTTAAGGTATCGGCAGATGTGTCATCCTTCATATCCAAATACACTCTCAAGGTTGCTGTTTTTAAATGAACCTCACGCCCTTGAACACCATCAATTTTAGCAATAGTTTCATCAATTTTTGATAATTGTTCCTTCTGAATGGCTGGATTTAAATCCCCCTTAAAGCGATTTCCCAAGACTGGAGATTTTGATTCCATATAACTCGATAAAAAAGTCCAACCAAAATACGCAAATGGTAGAAGAATCAGTACCAATAAGACCACAAATAAAATTCCTGTGGTGTGTCCCTTTTTCTTTTGAATATTCTTTTGTTTATTTTTTTGATTTGCCATATGCTTATATTTCTCCGTTCTTAGTTTAACTTATTTTTAAAAGTTTCACTAGTTTCGCTTTTTCTCTAAAGCTTCCTTTACCAAACCGTTTACCATTTGTGGATTAGCTTGACCACGAGATTGTTTCATCACTTGACCAACCAAGAAACCAACCGCCTTATCTTTTCCATTGCAGAAATCTTCAATTGCTTGTGGATTTGTTTCTAAAACCGCATCTACCATAGCTTGAATAGCACTTGTATCCGATACCTGTACAAGCCCCTTTTCCTTGGCAACAACTTCCGGATCTTTACCAGCCATCAAATCATCCACTAGTTTCTTCGCTTGGGCATTCGATACGGTTCCCTTATCAATCATCTTCACTAATTTAGCCAATAATTGTTGTTGTAAATGCACTTCTTGAATGCTCGTTTCATGCTTATTCAACCAAGCTGAAATCTCCCCTAACAACCAGTTACACACCGCTTTAGGATCATCACTGTATGGCAAGACTGTTTCAAAATAATCCGACATTTCTTTATTCGCAATCAACACATGAATATCATGTGCATTTAAATCATAATCATGCTTGTAACGCTTCTTGCGACTTTCCGGTAATTCTGGTAGGTTAGATTGAATTTCTTCAATCCACTTGGGATCCAAACGAATTGGGAAAATATTAGGTTCAGGGAAATATTTATAATCCACTGCCCCTTCTTTTACACGCATCGAGATGGTTGTATTGGTCTTATCATCAAAGCGACGTGTTTCTTGATGAACCGCTTCACCGGCATCTAGCAAGGCGGATTGTCTTTGAATTTCATATTCCACTGCCTTGCCAATATGTGAAATTGAGTTAATATTCTTAATTTCATTCTTCATACCAAGAGCTTTAGAACCTTTTGGGGCTAAAGAAATATTCACATCACAACGCATGGAACCTTCTTCCATCTTCACATCGGAAACACCTAAGTAATAAAGCGTTTGCCGAAGTGCCTCAACATAAGCTTCAGCTTCTTGACCATTCTTCATATCTGGTCTCGATACAATTTCAATCAAAGGTGTCCCCGCACGGTTGAAATCAATTAAAGAGGACTTCGTTAAGTGGAACTGCTTAGCTGTATCCTCTTCCATATGAATGCGTTCAATACGGATTTTCTTCGTTTGACCATCACTTTCAATTTCTACATAACCATCTCGACCAATCGGATGAAACTGTTGGGTAATCTGATACCCCTTTGGTAAATCCGAATAATAATAATTCTTACGATCAAACTTCACTAATGGATCAATCGTTAAATGAAAGGCTGTACAAGCTTGAATCGCTTTATGAACCGCTTCTTGATTGACTTCTGGCAAAGTTCCTGGATGCCCTAAATCAATTTCATTAACACAAGTATTGGCTTTGCGACCAAAAGAAGTCGGTGCACCTGAAAACATCTTTGTGTTTGTCTTTAATTGGACGTGAATTTCAATACCGATTGTAACATCGTATACCATTATTTCACCTCCGCATGATTGTCTTTTAGACCTGTGATTTCCTCAATCACTTCACCAATCTGGAACATTGTTCCTTCTTGCCAAATATCTGTATTTAAGTTAATACCCGCCGGCATTCCATCCACAAAGCCCATTGGTTGTGTTATGGATGGTGTACCTGCAAAATTAGCAATAGCCATGTAGTTTTCTGAAATTAAGTAAGTATCGGATAAGGGATCAATCGCATCCACTTCATCAATCTTAGGAGCGATCGTTCCCGCTGCCGGGGCAATAATCGCATCGTATTCTTGGAATGCCTTTCGCCACATATCCACAATTTGACGACGAACCTTTTGTGCCTTACGGAAAACACGTTCTTGGTTATCCGCCTGAAGCCCATACGAACCCACCACAAAACGCTTACGAATTTTTTCACCAAAGCCCTCTGTTCTTGTGTTCACCATGATTTCTTCCATGTGTTCACCTTCTTTACGATTACCAAAACGGATACCATCTAAGTTGGAGTGATTGGAGGTTGCTTCACAGTTTGCAATAATCATATAACTTGGATAAATCGCCGCCATAAGTTTTTCATCCAATTCAATCATTTCAACAATCGCACCTTTTTCCTTTAAACCGGATACAACTTTATCAAACAATTCATTGATACGTTTATCTTGAATATGATGATAAACATTGCCTAAAATCCCTATTTTTTTAGCTTGAATATCCTTACCCACATAAGAAGAATATTCTTCCACAGCTTCAAAACCAGAAGTCATATCTTTTTCATCACGACCACTTAATACTTCAAGGGTTAAAGCCGCATCTGCAATATTCCCTGTAAAATAACCAACATGGTCTAATGAAGAGGCGTAAGGAATAACACCATAACGGCTAATACGACCATACGTTGGCTTTACACCAACCACACCACAATACGAAGCCGGTTTGCGAACCGAATCACCTGTATCAGAACCAATCGCCATCGGCACAACACCTGCCGCCACTAAAGCGGCTGAACCACCTGATGAACCACCTGTAATACGACTTTCATCCCAAGGATTATGAGCCGGACCAATAAAAGAACTTAAGTTGGTACCACCCATCGCTAATTCATCCATGGATGTTTTCGCAATCGTAATTGCACCGGCTTGATTTAGCTTTTTCATAATGGTCGCATCATAAATTGGTACATAGTTTTCTAAAATGCGCGAACCTGCTGTAGTACGAACTCCTTTTGTATTCACATTATCCTTCACTGCAATCGGCATTGATAATAGCTTACCTTCATTCCCCAAATTTCCTAATTGTTCAGTCGGATTCACAAAGGTAATAACTGCATTCAATTTTTCTTGTGAAGCCTTCGCTTTTTCATAGGCTTCTAAAACCTGTTCTTTTGAATATGCCATTATTTCACCACCTTAGGAAGCACAAAATGCCCTTCCACCTTCTTGGTAACATTCGCTACTGCTTCTTCTTGACTAATCACATGCGTTACTTCATCTTTTCTTAAGAAGCTTGTTTCGACATCCAAAGGATAAATCATTTCTTCTGTATGACTCGTGTCAATTTTATCTAATAAAGCTAATTGTTTATCTAAGATTTTAAAGTCCTCAGATAAACCGTCCGCTTCTTCATCACTTAATTGAAACATCAATTGTTCTGCTAAAGATTTAAAGTATTGACGATTTCTATTTTCGCTCATAAATACCTACTTTCTACCGTATTATTCTAGCCTTTTAAGGTCTATTTATCAATGAATCTAGTTATAAAGTCCATTTCACTTAAAATTGGAATTCCAAGGGCTTTCGCCTTCATATTCTTAGAAGAAGAACTCTCAACATCGTTGTTAATTAAAAAGTCCGTTGAACCGCTGACGGCTGAAGCTACCCTTCCGCCTCTTGCACTAATCCATTCTTTTAATTCATTACGATTTTTAAACTGTTGCACATCTCCCGTCACCACAAAGGTTAACCCATTTAAATCACTATCATGATGGATAGCCGGTAAGTCTTCCACTTGTAAAAAAGAAAACAAATCCTCTAATTCCTTTTGCTTATCTTCTTCTTTCATCCAACGCACAAAGGCTTCTGATTTTTGTGGACCAATGCCATCAATGTGAGAGAAAAAATCCCCTTCTTTTTCTCTAGCTAAAGAAATCAGTTCTTTCAATGGATAAACATGTAGTAAACGACTCGCTACATCAATTCCTACCAAAGAAATTGATAAGGCAAACAAAAACTTATCCGCACGAACGGTTTTCGCTTTTTCTAAAGAGGCTAGAATATTCTCGGCTGATTTTTCACCAAAGCCCTCTAACTGAGCAATTTCTTCTTTTCTATCTTTTAAGCGATAAATATCTCCATAATTTTTAATCCAGCCTTGGGCAATGAAAGTTGATAAAGTCGCTTCTGAAATTCCATCTATATCCATACCTTGTTTCGAGACGAAACGAACGTATTTCTTCAAAGCTTTTGCTGGGCAAGATGAATTGGTACATTTAAGGCTTTTCGTTTCAGATACTTCGGAAATATGAATCTTCGTTGCCTGTTGACAAACCGGGCAAAGTTTAGGAATGTCAAATTCACCCACTTTTTTCACAACTGAAATCACCTTTGGAATAATCATATTGGCTTTGATGACTTCCACTTCTGTTCCACTAGAGCCAATACCTAATCGTTCACATTCTGAAATATTCACTAATGAAGCTCTTTGAACAGTTGTTCCTTCGAGTTCTACTGGTTCAAAGATAGCTACGGGTGTAATGGTTGAAATTGCGTTTGACCATTCTATGCGAACTAATTTTGAAATTTTGGATTGGTCTGCCCACTTAAAAGCCAGTCCAGCCCTTGTCGCATGGTGACCTGTCACACTGCCACTGCTTGCATAGACAATATCATCATAAGCAATCACCAAGCCATCAACAGGATAAGGATTTTTATGATTTTTAACCTCTTCACTAAACTGATTTAAAACCATCTGCACACTTTCTTCATTTGGTTTTTCAATCAAAATATGTTCCACCACATCAAAGCCAAGTGCTTCTAAAAAAGCCATTCTTTCACCCCAAGAATTCATTTCTTTTTCACAATAAACCAAGGTGAAGGGGCGGAAATGAATTTTTCTTTCCAAGACCTCTGAGGCTTTCTTTAAACTTAAAGAACCCGAAGCTAAGTTTCGTGGATTGGCGTAATTTTCACCGGTTTCTCTAATATACTCTTCAAAATCCGCATAAGAGATTAAAGCTTCTCCACGAACAATCAAGCGACCTTTATAACGTATTTCCTTAGCAATGCCGTATAAACCATCCACTAAATGTGTGATATTCGTTCCAATATGCCCATCTCCACGCGTAACAACCTTCAAAAGCTTGCCTTTTTCATAAGTCACCACTAAAGTTAAACCATCTAACTTCCAAGACATCCAAATAGGAAGATGATTCGCCCATTTAACTAATTCACCTATACTTTTCGTTTTCGCTAATGACAAAGCCGGAAATTCATGTGCTTCTTTTTGACCAACAATTTCATCCGCAGACACTTTTTGAGTTGGAGAATCTTCTAAAATAATGCCTGTCTTTTCTTCCAATTTTTTTAATTCATCAAATAAACAATCCCATTCTTGATCACTAAGAATTTCTTGCCTGCCATTGTAATAAGCATCGGAGGCTTTATTTAGTTGTTGAACTAATGATTGCATTTTTTCTCTTTCAAGCATATTAACTCCTTAAATTCTTCACTTTTAAAGATGGATGTGAAGCTTGCAAACGCTTGGTACCAAAAGGATAGGCAAAGGCAATGGTGACGAATTCCCCTTCTTGTTGAATGACAACACCCTCTCCAAACTTAGCGTGTTCAATGATGTCTCCTTTTTTCCACTTTTTCCTCTTTTCAGTTGGGTTTTCATTGAACCGGGCATAGAAAGAAGATTCTTGATTGGTTTGTAGCTTTGGCGTTCCTTTATGCTCAATATAGTCTTCCTCAATTTCATCAATAAAACGGGATGGTGTTTTCACTCTTTGTAACATAAACGAATAACCCCCCGCATCCGTTAGGTATAAATGTTTACGCGCTCTTGTGAAAGCCACATACGCCAAGCGCCTTTCCTCTTCCACACCGCGATGACCCTCTTGAAGTGAACGTTCAGATGGGAAAACACCTTCATTTAAATCCGAAACAAACACTGTATCAAATTCCAATCCCTTTGAAGCATGCACCGTCATAAGTTGCACAAAATCATTTTCTAAGGTTTCTTCACGATCCCCATATAAAGCCACAGATTGTAGGTATTCCTCTAAATTAGTTTCCGGATGATACCGTTCAAAATCTTGAATATCTTCCATTAAGGATTTCAAGTGACCTAAATTATCCATATCTTTTTCAGCTTCTAAGAAAGCACGGTAGCCCGATTCATCCATCACCCTCTCAAAAAGTGTCAAGAGCTTTACTTCTTTCTTTTCCTGTAGTGTATGCCATCTTTCTACCTTTTGTACGAATTGGTCGATGGTAATTTGGGTTTTTCCTTTGAATAATTTTTCTTTTTGTAAAATTTCTAATTGACTACAATTTAACTCTCTTGCTCGCGTAGCAATGGTTTCTAAGGTTTTTGATCCTAAGCCACGCTTTGGTCGATTTAAAATGCGATTTAAAGATAAATCATCTCCGCTAACAATCAATCGTAAATATGATAAAGCATCCTTAACAACCTGGCGTTCAAAGAAACGTAAGCCCCCATAGATGATGTATGGAATTCTTTCATCCATTAAAGCTTTTTCCAAAGAACGGGATAAATAATTTGCTCGATATAAAACCGCAATTTCTGAATACGTCCCTGTTTGCAAACGAATTGACTTCATTTTTTGAGCAATCCAAGTCGCCTGGTATTCATCACTCACAGCTGAAAAATGGTAGATTTTTTCTTTGGATTGATTATCGGTAAATAATTCTTTATCCACGCGTTGTTTATTATTTTTAATCACCGAGTTAGCCCCATTTAAAATCGCATTCGTGCTACGGTAATTTTGTGTTAATAAAATCGTTTGTGCATCCGGGAAATCTTTTTCAAAATTTACAATAATCCGCACATCAGCTCCACGCCATGTGTAAATGGTTTGATCAGGATCACCCACCACAAGTAAAGAATTGTCTTTTCCAGCCAATTGTTTAATGAGTTTATATTGAATACGGTCAATGTCTTGAAACTCATCCACTAAAATATAATGGAAATAGCGTTGCCACTTTTGTAAGATGACATCGTATTGATCAAACATACGAACGGTCCAGAGAATTAAATCATCAAAATCCAATGCGAACAGTTCCTTTTGGCGACGAAGATAGTACTCATAAATTTGAACCTTCTTCTTTTCTAATGAAGAAAAATCAGCTATTTTATTCGCTTCTTCCACGCTAACATTCTCTGCTTTATTGTTGGAAATATAATTCAAAGCATGCGCAAAGGAAATCTCATTTTTATCAATAGAATGTTCTTTATAATATTCCTTCAAGATGGCTTTTTGGTCTTCCGTATCTAAAACGGTGAAGTTCTTAGGGTAACCCATTGCTTCAATTTCTTGACGAAGAATACGCACACACAAAGAGTGAATGGTGCAAATGGTTGGCTTTGTACCTTCTTCTTTCATCATCTTCAAAACACGACTTTCCATTTCTCTAGCCGCCTTATTCGTAAAGGTAATCGCCAATATCTTATGCGGCCAAACTTTCTTTTCTTCCATCAAATACGCAATACGCATGGTTAAAACACGCGTTTTTCCAGAACCTGCTCCGGCAATAATTCTTAGATACTGATGTTCATCTAGCACGGCTGTTTTTTGTTGCGAATTTAGGGATTGTATATCTAGCACAGAAGACCTCTTTCTAATGAACTTATGTCCTATCATTATAAAGTTTTAAAGAGACCTTGTAAATTTTAAACACTGGTCCATGTTATAATCAGGGCGAGGTATTTTATGATTAAAAAAGCAGAAAATTGGCAGGATTATGAATGTATAGATGCTGGAGATTTTGAAAAATTAGAGCGGTGGAAAAAGGTGATTTTAAGAAGACCTGATCCATTAGCCATTTGGCCTAAAAATCCAAAGGTAGATTGGCAACGATACGATGCGATTTATCATCGTTCTAAATTGGGGGGTGGCTCTTGGAATTTTAAAAAGAAGCTTCCGGAATATTGGACAATGGATTATAAAAATCTACGCTTTAAAGTTGCACCAACCGGTTTTAAACACACCGGTTTATTTCCTGAACAAGCAGCCAACTGGGATTGGATGCACGATTTAATTCAAAGTCGTAAACAAAAGGAAACCCGTATCCTCAATTTATTTGCGTACACAGGTGGAGCTACCTTAGTTTGCTCAGAAGCCGGTGCTAGTGAGGTGGTTCATGTGGATGCGTCTAAAGGGATGGTTCAGTGGGCAAAAGAAAACCGTAATTTTTCTCATCTTCAAAACCATAAAATTCGTTTTATTGTTGAAGATTGTTTGAAGTTTGTTGAAAGAGAAAAGAGAAGAGGTCGAACCTACCATGGTATTCTCATGGATCCACCAAGCTATGGTCGTGGTCCAAATGGAGAAATGTGGAAATTTGAAAAGGAAGTGGTTATCTTCATCCAAAAAACATTGGAGCTTTTGGATGAAGATGCTATCTTCTTCTTAGTTAATTCTTATACCACAGGCTTTTCTTCCACCGTCTTTGAAAACCTCTTTAAAACCTGTCCTTTACCAAAAGGAAACATTGAAACCGGTGAATTGGGTTTACCTGTTTCTTCTCGTGATATTGTTTTACCGGCAGGAATTTACGCAAGATGGCAGAGAAAATAAACATTCTTTACGAAGACAATCACCTTCTTGTCGTTGAAAAACCAATCAATGTGTTATCCCAAGCAGATAACACACAAGAAGAGGATATGGTCAATCGTTTAAAAGAATTCATTAAAGTAAGAGATCATAAACCCGGCAATGTGTTCATTGGTTTAGTGCATCGTTTGGATCGTCCCGTTGGTGGTTTAATGGTTTTTTCGAAGACCTCGAAAGCCGCTTCGCGTTTGAGTAATGCGCTGCGTTGTCATACGTTCCAAAAAGGTTATCTGGCAATCGTCGATAGCGTTTCTTTACCAAAAGAGGACACTTTAGAGGATTATTTATATAAGGACAATCAAAAAAACCGTGTTTTTGTCGTGGATAAGAAAAAAGGGAAATATGCCCGTTTGCACTATGAAGTTTTAGCCCAGAAACAAGGTAAATCTTTCGTTCGTATTGCTTTAGAAACTGGTCGTCCGCATCAAATTCGTGTTCAATTTTCAAGTCGGAATTGGCCTTTAGTGAACGATCAACGTTACCACCCCCATCCAACTAAAGCCCCTATTTGTTTATTTGCGTATAAATTAAGCTTTCCCCATCCAACTAAGAAAGAGGTAATGCGTTTTGAGTTGCATCCAAAAGCCGATGGAGCCTGGTCTTTATTTAAGGAGGTACTATCATGAAAAAGAAGCCTAAAAGACATATTCGTAAGAGTTTTCTATTCCTATGTGCTCTTTTTGCAGTCGGCATTTCTTATCTTATTCTTCATCCTAGCCTTGAGAAAAATCAGCGCTTAGAAAAGCTTGGTTATACAAAAAAACAAATCCAAGTTTTAAGCCAAGAGAAAAAAGTGGATGAGGTCATTCAAAAATCCATCAATTCCGTGGTCTTAAGACAAGCCATTGACACAAACACCTTTTATCCAGCTTACTTTTCTCTCTACAAAGCCCATTACCAAGATAAAGCCATTCAAGCTAAAGATATTCTTCTATACCAACGTTTAAAAGATAAAGGCTATGAAGAAGACCAATTAGAAAATCTTTTCAAAAGAGCTTCCTTTGAAGAATTAAGCCCTTTATTGGTCTTTGACTACCAATGGGATGAAACTAGTTACTTAAAAGATGTGGAAAAGAACCGTTCTAAAAACATAGATGGGAAATTTCAGTTAAGCCACAGTTATCGAAAGAAATATAAGATTAGTAAAGAAATTAAAAATCCACAAGTGGATACACTTGTAAACGTAAATCATTATTATTCTTCTCACTATATACCAAAAGATTTGACCGGTATCCCTACTTCCTATGCGGCTAATCAACAGAAAATGAGCAAAGAAGCGGCGGAAGCGGTAGTGGAGTGGGTACAGAAATCCATTGAAAATAATACCAATTTCTTTGTGACAAACGCTTATTTAGATTATCATAGTCAAGAAAAACTTTATCTTAAAAATGGTGAACGAGTGGATAAAGCCGGTTATAGTGAGCGCCAAAGTGGCTTACAGATGAAAGCGGTGATTACCTACGCTAAACACGAAGAAAAAGCACTTCCTTGGTTAAAAGAAAGTGCTCATGAATA comes from the Bulleidia sp. zg-1006 genome and includes:
- a CDS encoding M15 family metallopeptidase, translated to MKKKPKRHIRKSFLFLCALFAVGISYLILHPSLEKNQRLEKLGYTKKQIQVLSQEKKVDEVIQKSINSVVLRQAIDTNTFYPAYFSLYKAHYQDKAIQAKDILLYQRLKDKGYEEDQLENLFKRASFEELSPLLVFDYQWDETSYLKDVEKNRSKNIDGKFQLSHSYRKKYKISKEIKNPQVDTLVNVNHYYSSHYIPKDLTGIPTSYAANQQKMSKEAAEAVVEWVQKSIENNTNFFVTNAYLDYHSQEKLYLKNGERVDKAGYSERQSGLQMKAVITYAKHEEKALPWLKESAHEYGFILRYPAGKEMITGHSSSNLIFRYVGKDLAKQIQDSSLTFDEYSELYLQPWIDKTNKPSDTIIHQAKP